From the genome of Mycetocola spongiae, one region includes:
- a CDS encoding acetylxylan esterase, with protein sequence MLVDRDIEWVREYRGSSTAPGDLAEFWRGTLEEAAAAAWEPRFTPVPTALTLIDIYDVSFAGFAGSEVRGWLRVPAGTDLNGAASLPGVVTYVGYGGGRGEPEDNLLWVAAGFAHLQMDTRGQGAKWSRGDTEDVGTAGPGVPGMMTRGIRSREDYYYRRLITDAVRAVDTARAIPVIDNERLSVHGHSQGGGLALAVASLRSDLAAVVALEPFLSDFPRAVRITDSAPYREITDYLAIHRGEAESVHHVLSYFDVTNLVPAATAPALITVALMDAICPPSTVYAAHNAYGGPRRIIEWEYNSHEGGQTDAAREAIAFILATLKP encoded by the coding sequence ATGCTGGTTGATCGGGATATCGAGTGGGTGCGCGAGTATCGCGGATCCAGTACGGCACCGGGGGACCTCGCGGAGTTTTGGCGCGGGACCCTCGAGGAGGCCGCGGCGGCCGCGTGGGAGCCCCGGTTCACGCCGGTGCCCACCGCGCTCACGCTCATCGATATCTATGACGTGAGTTTTGCGGGTTTCGCGGGCAGCGAGGTGCGCGGCTGGCTGCGGGTGCCCGCCGGCACCGATCTGAACGGCGCCGCGAGCCTGCCGGGTGTGGTCACCTATGTGGGTTATGGGGGAGGCCGCGGCGAACCCGAGGATAATCTGCTCTGGGTCGCGGCGGGCTTTGCCCACCTGCAGATGGATACCCGCGGGCAGGGTGCCAAGTGGAGCCGCGGCGATACCGAGGATGTGGGTACCGCCGGCCCGGGTGTCCCCGGCATGATGACGCGGGGCATCCGGTCACGCGAGGATTATTATTATCGCCGCCTGATCACCGATGCGGTGCGCGCGGTGGATACCGCCCGCGCGATCCCCGTGATCGATAATGAGCGCCTGTCGGTGCACGGTCACAGCCAGGGCGGCGGGCTTGCGCTCGCCGTGGCCTCGCTGCGCTCGGACCTCGCGGCCGTGGTGGCGCTGGAGCCGTTTCTTTCCGATTTTCCGCGGGCGGTGCGCATCACCGATTCCGCCCCGTATCGGGAGATCACGGACTATCTGGCGATCCATCGCGGCGAGGCCGAGTCCGTGCATCATGTGCTGAGCTATTTTGACGTGACCAACCTGGTGCCCGCGGCCACTGCCCCGGCCCTGATCACGGTGGCCCTGATGGACGCGATCTGCCCGCCCTCCACGGTTTATGCCGCGCATAATGCCTATGGCGGCCCGCGCCGCATCATCGAGTGGGAGTATAACTCCCACGAGGGTGGCCAAACCGATGCCGCCCGCGAGGCCATCGCGTTTATCCTCGCCACCCTGAAACCCTGA
- a CDS encoding nucleoside/nucleotide kinase family protein, whose protein sequence is MSAIPRVDVTGEELVEWAAELAQAGQRRILGITGSPGVGKSTVAAELVAALGDRAALVGMDGFHLSGRVLNDLGRADRKGAPDTFDARGYLALLDRLRLARETVYVPAFDRGLEESIAAAEGISPEVPLIITEGNYLLLESPDWVDVRGRLDEVWFLRVPEELRRTRLIARHERYGRSPEEAAAWALGSDERNARAVEESRHRADLIITPRVHSGV, encoded by the coding sequence GTGAGTGCGATTCCCCGAGTGGATGTGACCGGCGAGGAACTCGTGGAGTGGGCCGCCGAATTGGCGCAGGCGGGGCAGCGGCGCATCCTGGGTATCACCGGTTCGCCGGGAGTGGGCAAGTCCACGGTGGCCGCGGAGCTGGTCGCGGCGCTCGGCGATCGTGCCGCGCTCGTGGGCATGGACGGTTTTCATCTTTCCGGGCGTGTGCTCAACGATCTGGGGCGGGCCGATCGTAAGGGCGCGCCGGATACGTTTGATGCGCGCGGCTATCTGGCGCTGCTGGATCGGCTGCGCCTGGCGCGGGAGACCGTCTATGTGCCGGCATTTGATCGCGGGCTGGAGGAGTCCATTGCCGCGGCCGAGGGGATTTCTCCGGAGGTGCCGTTGATTATCACCGAGGGCAATTATCTGCTGTTGGAGAGCCCGGACTGGGTGGACGTGCGCGGCCGGCTCGACGAGGTGTGGTTTTTGCGGGTTCCCGAGGAGCTGCGCCGCACCCGGCTGATCGCCCGGCATGAGCGTTATGGGCGCAGCCCAGAGGAGGCCGCGGCCTGGGCCCTGGGCAGCGATGAGCGCAATGCGCGCGCCGTGGAGGAGTCCCGGCATCGCGCGGATCTGATCATCACGCCCCGCGTGCATTCCGGAGTATGA
- a CDS encoding helix-turn-helix transcriptional regulator yields MISPDPSPTAATPAGEDAPFGVLTIRFDVADNTQWSPHTHASQELLWGNEGSLAVETAEGLFAVPAMMGLWIPAGVEHAVRAAGRTGFYCTHVALPVHPGLAGRTTAVGLTPLIRALILHGHENDMEPDLRRQSELLLARLLEPVATQAITLPLPRDERLAAICRHLIAHPDDMRSLEAWGQRVGGSARNLSRLFQRETGLTFEQWRLHARMRVAVALLASGEAVNTVSRRVGYRTPSAFVQAFRKIMGHTPGQYTPSAEPHSLAG; encoded by the coding sequence GTGATTTCCCCCGATCCCTCCCCCACCGCCGCCACCCCCGCCGGGGAGGATGCGCCGTTTGGGGTGCTCACGATCCGCTTCGACGTGGCCGATAATACCCAGTGGTCGCCGCATACCCATGCCAGCCAGGAGCTGCTCTGGGGCAACGAGGGTTCACTCGCGGTGGAAACGGCCGAGGGGCTCTTTGCGGTTCCCGCGATGATGGGGCTGTGGATCCCCGCGGGGGTTGAGCATGCCGTGCGCGCCGCCGGACGCACCGGGTTTTATTGCACCCATGTGGCCCTTCCCGTGCATCCGGGACTCGCCGGGCGCACCACCGCGGTGGGCCTCACGCCGCTGATTCGCGCGCTGATCCTGCACGGCCACGAAAACGATATGGAGCCGGATCTGCGCCGCCAGTCCGAGCTGCTGCTCGCGCGCCTGCTGGAGCCCGTGGCCACCCAGGCCATCACACTCCCCCTCCCCCGCGATGAGCGCCTCGCGGCGATCTGCCGACACCTGATCGCGCATCCCGACGACATGCGCTCCCTCGAGGCCTGGGGTCAGCGCGTGGGCGGCAGCGCCCGCAATCTCTCGCGCCTCTTCCAGCGCGAGACCGGACTCACGTTTGAGCAGTGGCGCCTGCACGCCCGAATGCGAGTCGCGGTTGCGCTCCTGGCCTCGGGAGAGGCCGTGAATACCGTCTCGCGCCGGGTGGGCTATCGCACCCCGAGTGCGTTTGTGCAGGCGTTCCGCAAAATCATGGGCCATACCCCCGGCCAGTACACGCCGTCTGCCGAGCCACATAGCCTGGCCGGTTAG
- a CDS encoding ABC transporter substrate-binding protein: MTTLSLKLAATLSSLAAGALILSGCSAAPADAQSEAPMHEVASDFGTVSLPVNPQHAVGFYTTDVDILITLGIPLADRQPIRGVNGYETFPSFFDQDAIKNVTTFTNFPEYNFEEVLQADPDFILNGIGYEEDVVKRLPEIAPTYSIDAFAGTDWRIPFKKIAVALDREKEYQAWVDTYDARVAEIRAQLTERGIDPVVSPVSPMGDEINVSCYGVPCLVFADLGLRIEPLAEGQEGTTLSLEEVDQLSGIDFAFTTMTPQGLVKKEDPFAELAGNSLWEALPFVQNKAVHAHDLQMLFGSPSAHMAFLDEVEAALLG, encoded by the coding sequence ATGACGACCCTTTCCCTCAAGCTCGCCGCCACCCTGTCCTCCCTCGCCGCCGGCGCCCTGATCCTCTCCGGCTGCTCGGCCGCCCCCGCCGACGCCCAGTCCGAGGCCCCGATGCACGAGGTGGCCAGCGATTTTGGCACGGTCAGCCTGCCCGTTAACCCGCAGCACGCCGTGGGTTTTTATACCACCGATGTGGACATCCTGATCACGCTGGGCATCCCCCTGGCCGACCGTCAGCCGATCCGCGGCGTGAACGGCTACGAGACCTTCCCGAGCTTCTTTGATCAGGACGCGATCAAAAACGTCACCACGTTCACCAATTTCCCCGAATATAACTTCGAGGAGGTCCTCCAGGCCGATCCCGATTTCATCCTGAACGGCATCGGCTATGAGGAGGACGTGGTTAAGCGCCTGCCCGAGATCGCCCCCACCTATAGCATCGACGCCTTTGCCGGGACCGACTGGCGCATCCCGTTTAAGAAGATCGCCGTGGCGCTGGACCGCGAAAAGGAATATCAGGCCTGGGTGGATACCTATGACGCGCGCGTGGCCGAGATCCGCGCGCAGCTCACCGAGCGCGGCATCGACCCCGTGGTCTCCCCCGTCTCGCCGATGGGCGATGAGATTAACGTGAGCTGCTATGGCGTGCCCTGCCTGGTCTTTGCCGATCTGGGCCTGCGCATCGAGCCCCTTGCCGAGGGCCAGGAGGGCACCACGCTGAGCCTCGAAGAGGTCGACCAGCTCTCGGGCATCGATTTTGCCTTCACCACGATGACCCCGCAGGGCCTGGTCAAAAAGGAGGACCCGTTTGCGGAACTCGCCGGCAACTCCCTGTGGGAGGCGCTGCCGTTTGTGCAGAATAAGGCTGTACACGCCCACGACCTGCAGATGCTCTTTGGTTCCCCGAGCGCCCATATGGCCTTCCTCGACGAGGTAGAGGCAGCCCTGCTGGGCTAG
- a CDS encoding CPBP family glutamic-type intramembrane protease produces the protein MTTIRRRRVLPLKRFLLVPLGGAVILGVTLYLPAGSPAFLPLTGLLAAWWLIGAVICGGVPLALGAPGFRAPLRVPRPVGTESFGDRARPGVLRTLLSESRGTRLLRHVGEPLCAAALLAGIFALGALFASHVPVLRAAIAQVTAHVGAGPLWVVALAACAAGIAEEAYFRGSVYTACAGRSPILLSTLLYALITAASGNLLLVLAALLLGAVAALLRARSGAIWAPMILHAAWSLAMLWVLPLALG, from the coding sequence GTGACCACGATCCGGAGACGGCGGGTCCTGCCGCTTAAACGTTTTTTGCTGGTGCCGCTGGGCGGGGCCGTGATCCTGGGTGTCACCCTGTATTTGCCCGCCGGCTCCCCGGCGTTTTTACCACTCACGGGCCTGCTTGCCGCCTGGTGGCTGATCGGCGCCGTGATCTGCGGGGGTGTGCCGCTGGCCCTGGGCGCCCCGGGCTTCCGGGCCCCGCTGCGGGTGCCGCGCCCGGTGGGGACCGAATCCTTTGGTGATCGCGCGCGGCCCGGTGTGCTGCGCACCCTGCTGTCCGAGTCGCGGGGGACACGGCTGCTGCGGCATGTGGGCGAGCCGCTCTGTGCTGCGGCGCTGCTCGCGGGGATCTTTGCGCTGGGCGCGCTTTTTGCCTCCCATGTTCCGGTGCTGCGCGCGGCGATCGCGCAGGTCACCGCGCATGTGGGGGCGGGGCCGCTCTGGGTGGTGGCACTCGCGGCCTGCGCCGCGGGCATCGCCGAGGAGGCCTATTTTCGGGGCAGCGTTTATACCGCGTGTGCCGGGCGGTCGCCGATCCTGCTCAGTACGCTGCTCTATGCCCTGATAACGGCCGCTTCGGGCAACCTGTTGCTCGTGCTTGCGGCGCTGCTTCTCGGGGCCGTGGCGGCGCTGCTGCGGGCGCGTTCGGGGGCGATCTGGGCCCCAATGATTCTGCACGCCGCGTGGTCGCTCGCGATGCTGTGGGTGCTTCCCCTCGCGCTCGGCTAG
- a CDS encoding OmpA family protein: MTANRTSLLALVAAAGVLSILTGCATIGAALPGSRAQANPTPTVSDAIPEGVARVTGYAVGEVPAIPILRLPDLTFQDESYGGLGVSLSRELGSLDGADLRPAQCDSGVPVARRGGDLLYGGSATPTPAAREAGFILNGIPAVLDSDGSGSYQSRSLELWSDGEGAGSWNDPQNGTEIWVSGDGAGTSQIGPVEINVYGNGAGDYRNSETGVEINNYGHGAGDYRDSAAEITVINYGDGTGTVNGIEVPMEPLAPVVAVGKFPALDTLRPVDSCGSLLSLSDELLFDVDAVDLRDGANAVLARIATELAARDIPSAEVIGHSDAGVAEGDALSAQRAQAVAQRLTELGAPTQLSAAGRGSRDPVVSFSNPLAADPACRALNQRVEILIPQPVAESVTVDAAPSVGG, encoded by the coding sequence ATGACCGCAAATCGCACCTCCCTGCTGGCCCTCGTGGCCGCCGCGGGAGTACTGTCGATTCTCACCGGTTGTGCCACAATCGGTGCCGCGCTCCCGGGCTCGCGGGCCCAGGCCAACCCCACGCCTACCGTCTCGGATGCGATCCCCGAGGGTGTGGCCCGGGTGACCGGCTATGCGGTGGGCGAGGTGCCCGCGATCCCGATTCTGCGCCTGCCCGACCTCACGTTTCAGGACGAGAGCTATGGTGGGCTTGGTGTGAGCCTCTCCCGCGAGCTGGGCTCGCTGGACGGCGCCGATCTGCGCCCCGCGCAATGTGATTCCGGTGTGCCCGTGGCCCGCCGCGGGGGCGACCTCCTCTACGGCGGTTCCGCCACACCCACCCCCGCCGCACGCGAGGCGGGCTTTATTCTGAACGGCATCCCCGCGGTGCTGGACTCCGATGGCAGCGGCTCCTATCAGTCCCGCTCGCTGGAGCTGTGGAGCGACGGCGAGGGCGCCGGCAGCTGGAACGATCCGCAAAACGGCACCGAAATCTGGGTCTCCGGGGACGGCGCCGGCACCAGCCAGATCGGCCCCGTGGAGATTAACGTTTATGGAAACGGCGCGGGGGACTACCGTAATTCCGAGACCGGCGTGGAGATTAACAACTACGGCCACGGCGCGGGGGACTACCGCGATAGTGCCGCCGAAATCACCGTGATCAACTACGGCGATGGCACGGGAACGGTGAACGGCATCGAGGTGCCGATGGAGCCGCTGGCCCCCGTGGTGGCGGTGGGCAAGTTCCCGGCGCTGGACACGCTGCGTCCCGTGGACTCCTGCGGCTCGCTGCTCTCGCTGAGCGATGAACTGCTCTTTGACGTGGACGCGGTGGACCTGCGGGATGGCGCCAATGCCGTGCTCGCGCGCATCGCCACCGAGCTGGCCGCCCGGGATATCCCCAGTGCCGAGGTGATCGGCCATAGCGATGCCGGGGTGGCCGAGGGCGATGCGCTCTCCGCCCAGCGCGCCCAGGCGGTTGCCCAGCGGCTCACCGAGCTGGGTGCCCCGACGCAGCTGAGCGCCGCGGGGCGTGGTTCCCGCGATCCCGTGGTGTCCTTTTCCAATCCGCTCGCGGCCGATCCGGCCTGTCGCGCGCTGAACCAGCGCGTGGAAATCCTGATCCCGCAGCCCGTCGCGGAGAGCGTCACGGTGGATGCCGCCCCCTCGGTTGGCGGGTGA
- a CDS encoding SGNH/GDSL hydrolase family protein — translation MFHSYVAIGDSFSEGMGDNLPGDRVRGWADLVALGLSLAAEEPVRYANLAIRGKKLDPIIDEQLDRAIALGPELMSINGGGNDIMRPRISIDHVADRLLGAVETARAAGIHVLLLSGANPSEQMPMGSLMSSRGDVLARKVMERAPREGVTVVDNWSDEGLRDARYWSVDRIHLNPQGHARVAANVLRGLGVAVPESWGVEAVAQAPAMPPARRDRAYYREHVLPWIGRRLTGRSSGDGRLPKYATLEPVSVLPPA, via the coding sequence ATGTTTCATAGCTATGTCGCGATCGGCGATAGCTTCAGCGAGGGCATGGGCGATAACCTGCCCGGGGATCGGGTGCGCGGCTGGGCCGATCTGGTGGCCCTCGGGCTGAGCCTGGCGGCCGAGGAGCCGGTGCGCTATGCCAATCTGGCCATTCGCGGCAAAAAGCTGGATCCGATCATCGACGAGCAGCTGGACCGGGCCATCGCGCTGGGGCCGGAGCTGATGAGCATAAACGGCGGCGGCAACGACATCATGCGGCCGCGGATCTCGATCGATCATGTGGCCGACCGGCTGCTGGGCGCGGTGGAGACAGCGCGCGCCGCGGGCATCCACGTGCTCCTGCTGAGTGGGGCCAATCCGAGCGAGCAGATGCCTATGGGTTCACTGATGTCCTCGCGCGGGGATGTTCTCGCGCGCAAGGTCATGGAGCGTGCTCCGCGCGAGGGTGTGACCGTCGTGGATAACTGGAGCGATGAGGGCCTGCGGGATGCGCGCTATTGGTCAGTGGACCGGATCCATCTGAACCCGCAGGGCCACGCCCGTGTGGCCGCCAATGTGCTGCGTGGTCTGGGCGTGGCGGTGCCCGAGTCCTGGGGCGTGGAGGCGGTGGCCCAGGCCCCCGCGATGCCGCCCGCGCGGCGGGATCGCGCGTATTATCGCGAGCACGTCCTGCCGTGGATTGGCCGCCGCCTCACGGGCCGCTCCTCGGGCGATGGACGGCTGCCCAAATATGCCACGCTGGAGCCGGTGAGCGTGCTCCCGCCGGCCTAG
- a CDS encoding SDR family oxidoreductase, with the protein MGKGTRLHGATVVVTGAGSGIGRLMALGAARRGARVIIWDLSAERGEAVRDEILGRGGRAHSAVVNVANREAVEEAARAVLSDIGAVDVLINNAGVVTGKPLLEADPASIQRTMDVNATALFWTTRAFLPGMIERQRGSIVTIASAAGFVAVARQTDYSASKFAAVGFTEALRAELRAAGDNVHTLLVCPYYIDTGMFAGVRTRFPLLLPILQESAVALRILDSIEAGRAQIMLPRTVRLVSALRLLPVALSDRLLDFAGLNRGMDHFTGRAAERKGTEYVS; encoded by the coding sequence ATGGGTAAGGGAACACGCCTGCACGGGGCCACGGTAGTGGTCACCGGCGCGGGAAGCGGAATCGGCCGGCTGATGGCGCTCGGCGCGGCCCGGCGCGGGGCGCGCGTGATCATCTGGGATCTCTCCGCCGAGCGCGGCGAGGCCGTGCGCGATGAAATCCTGGGCCGCGGCGGCCGGGCGCACTCCGCTGTGGTAAACGTGGCCAACCGCGAGGCCGTGGAGGAGGCAGCGCGCGCGGTGCTATCGGATATCGGCGCGGTGGACGTCCTGATTAATAACGCCGGTGTCGTCACCGGCAAGCCCCTGCTGGAGGCCGATCCCGCCTCGATCCAGCGCACCATGGACGTAAACGCCACCGCGCTATTTTGGACCACGCGGGCCTTCCTGCCCGGGATGATCGAGCGCCAGCGGGGCAGCATCGTCACCATCGCAAGCGCCGCCGGTTTTGTGGCCGTGGCCCGGCAAACCGACTACTCGGCGAGCAAATTTGCCGCCGTGGGTTTCACCGAGGCGCTGCGGGCCGAGCTGCGCGCCGCGGGGGATAACGTGCATACACTCCTGGTCTGCCCCTATTACATCGATACCGGCATGTTCGCCGGGGTGCGCACGCGGTTCCCGCTGCTGCTGCCGATCCTGCAGGAGAGCGCGGTAGCCCTGCGCATCCTCGATTCGATCGAGGCCGGCCGCGCCCAGATCATGCTGCCGCGCACGGTGCGCCTGGTCTCGGCCCTGCGTCTGCTGCCCGTGGCACTCTCGGATCGGCTGCTCGATTTTGCGGGCCTGAACCGCGGGATGGACCACTTCACGGGGCGCGCGGCGGAACGGAAAGGCACGGAATATGTTTCATAG
- a CDS encoding NUDIX hydrolase translates to MSGPVDSRPSPNDSGDAWVFAPDGRQFWGTFGAAGLLAHDRERGVLLQHRVEWSHFGGTWALPGGARHREETAVQAAFREAAEEAGVPEAAVRPRFSAVTDLGFWSYTTVIADVLEPFEPVISDPESLELRWVPVAEVETLPLHPGFEASWPALRAELERSETLVIDAANVIGARPDGWWKDRRAAAERLLAAAAELCIAGVPARALGLGQDHWWPRVRVVLEGGARGASLPDPLPAGLSVVEAPGEGDPAIIAEVDSLGRDAPVQTVWTVTSDRELQERVASRGSRVLGARWFWERLDERGAEE, encoded by the coding sequence GTGTCCGGTCCCGTAGATTCTCGTCCCAGCCCCAACGACAGCGGAGACGCCTGGGTTTTTGCCCCCGACGGCCGCCAGTTCTGGGGTACCTTTGGTGCCGCGGGCCTGCTCGCGCATGATCGCGAGCGCGGAGTCCTGCTCCAGCATCGCGTGGAATGGTCGCATTTTGGCGGCACATGGGCGCTACCCGGCGGGGCCCGCCACCGCGAGGAAACCGCGGTGCAGGCGGCCTTCCGCGAGGCCGCCGAGGAGGCGGGTGTGCCCGAAGCCGCCGTGCGCCCGCGCTTTAGCGCCGTGACCGACCTGGGCTTCTGGTCCTATACCACCGTGATCGCCGATGTCCTGGAGCCCTTTGAGCCCGTGATCAGCGATCCCGAGAGCCTCGAACTGCGCTGGGTTCCCGTGGCCGAGGTGGAGACCCTGCCGCTGCATCCAGGCTTTGAGGCATCCTGGCCCGCGCTGCGTGCCGAGCTGGAGCGCTCCGAGACCCTCGTGATCGACGCCGCCAACGTGATTGGTGCCCGCCCGGACGGCTGGTGGAAGGACCGTCGTGCCGCCGCCGAACGCCTGCTGGCCGCCGCCGCCGAGCTGTGTATCGCGGGGGTTCCCGCCCGCGCCCTGGGGCTGGGGCAGGATCACTGGTGGCCGCGCGTGCGTGTGGTCCTGGAGGGCGGTGCGCGCGGCGCGAGCCTGCCCGATCCGCTGCCCGCGGGCCTGAGCGTGGTTGAGGCCCCGGGCGAGGGTGACCCGGCGATCATCGCCGAGGTGGACAGCCTCGGACGGGACGCTCCCGTGCAGACGGTTTGGACGGTAACATCCGATCGAGAGCTTCAGGAACGCGTCGCGTCCCGGGGCTCCCGCGTACTGGGTGCACGCTGGTTCTGGGAACGCCTGGACGAGCGTGGTGCCGAGGAATAA
- a CDS encoding DUF981 family protein → MFALEAQGLVIDWTQMPTYNTIMSLAAGAGLITLVYFARALATDREVHLESWALAFAAPGIILFTTGLHMTLTWPFAKYFPFDNIIFGEPSLGFGVVLLIAAFYLWKRSTQIAAGGDSAAYLAKVARPLSLLVVGLGLCLIAIAFAGVIFQLFAAPPEEPISGAFAEYPMVEAIFMSGLFALVGVGAILFPFALRGFSLGAKFTRVQWIVGIVWGLSGLGFFLFGALNFFTHIGLIVNTMG, encoded by the coding sequence GTGTTCGCTCTCGAAGCGCAGGGGCTGGTCATTGACTGGACCCAGATGCCCACCTATAACACCATCATGTCCCTGGCCGCCGGTGCCGGGCTGATCACGCTCGTCTATTTTGCGCGTGCCCTCGCGACCGATCGCGAGGTGCACCTGGAGTCCTGGGCCCTGGCCTTTGCCGCGCCCGGCATCATCCTCTTCACCACCGGCCTGCACATGACCCTGACCTGGCCCTTTGCCAAGTACTTCCCGTTTGACAACATCATCTTTGGCGAGCCCAGCCTCGGCTTTGGCGTGGTCCTGCTGATCGCCGCGTTTTATCTGTGGAAGCGCTCCACCCAGATTGCCGCGGGCGGCGATAGCGCCGCCTATCTGGCGAAGGTGGCCCGCCCCCTCTCGCTGCTCGTGGTGGGCCTGGGCCTGTGCCTGATCGCGATTGCCTTCGCCGGCGTGATCTTCCAGCTCTTTGCCGCCCCGCCCGAGGAGCCCATCTCGGGAGCCTTTGCCGAGTACCCGATGGTGGAGGCCATCTTTATGTCGGGCCTGTTTGCCCTCGTGGGTGTGGGCGCAATCCTGTTCCCGTTTGCGCTGCGCGGCTTCTCGCTCGGGGCAAAGTTCACGCGGGTGCAGTGGATCGTGGGTATCGTCTGGGGCCTGTCCGGCCTCGGCTTCTTCCTGTTTGGTGCGCTGAACTTCTTCACCCATATCGGCCTGATCGTGAATACGATGGGCTAA
- a CDS encoding TetR/AcrR family transcriptional regulator, with product MVEAAAHLLIESGPSAITHRRVAEAAGVPLGSANYFFPSRAQLYAFAVEAAEASRVRAATEFARGLPREHRSPAATADLLIRTWYAPHVDHDVVRARLEPMIDALHSPELRRIMNDSRPALVAALETALERSGYPQFADVELVALLLDSALTYANSIHSEDAYALATDALARLLTLIAPLSSGGASAGNSLGD from the coding sequence ATGGTGGAAGCCGCCGCCCACCTCCTGATCGAGAGCGGCCCCTCCGCGATCACCCATCGCCGCGTGGCCGAGGCCGCCGGCGTACCCCTCGGCTCGGCCAATTATTTTTTCCCGAGCCGCGCGCAGCTCTATGCCTTTGCCGTGGAGGCCGCCGAGGCCTCGCGGGTGCGGGCCGCCACCGAGTTTGCCCGCGGGCTGCCGCGGGAGCACCGCTCCCCCGCCGCGACCGCCGATCTGCTGATCCGCACCTGGTATGCCCCGCACGTGGATCACGACGTGGTGCGGGCCCGGCTTGAACCCATGATCGACGCGCTGCACAGCCCCGAGCTGCGCCGCATCATGAACGACTCGCGGCCCGCACTCGTGGCCGCCCTGGAGACCGCCCTCGAGCGCAGCGGCTATCCCCAATTTGCCGATGTGGAGCTGGTGGCGCTGCTGCTGGACAGCGCCCTGACCTATGCCAATAGCATCCACTCCGAGGACGCCTATGCGCTCGCGACCGATGCGCTGGCGCGGCTACTCACGCTGATTGCCCCGCTGTCCTCCGGCGGTGCGTCCGCCGGGAATTCGCTGGGAGATTAG
- a CDS encoding alpha/beta hydrolase, with protein MDPDRELTLPPELTTGDVGTDLLATYWPAGIALGLAALAVAVWIYRARRDPDHASRRVRRAFLWWVPASIALVLGLALGVNTWVGYLPSVAAVQRWIAATPEGPVVLPSAGSTERHTDAGHGYAFMDSVPSSTPSVPASAAWVYLPPDYDKPGNTTRYPVIYALHGSPGSSPDWFSGGRIDGSLDILIRDGLFPPAIVVAPDLNAGAGRSGQEPLNQPGGPQMEDFVVNDVVGWADKNLRTLPESGQRVIAGMSSGAMGALNYGLGHPDIFAGTIALIGYATPYSDAIKNNPEALAATTPENLLDRLPAGTGPRIFLGQNDGKSLPEMQKLAAKFREHGLTSTLREFKGLQHNWTAARTMMPYGLVWMAQELGWTPPR; from the coding sequence ATGGACCCGGACCGCGAACTCACGCTGCCGCCCGAGCTGACCACGGGGGACGTGGGTACCGATCTTTTGGCCACGTATTGGCCCGCGGGAATCGCCCTGGGCCTGGCCGCCCTCGCCGTGGCCGTCTGGATCTATCGCGCCCGCCGCGATCCCGATCACGCCTCGCGCCGCGTGCGCCGCGCCTTCCTCTGGTGGGTGCCGGCCTCGATCGCCCTGGTCCTGGGGCTCGCGCTGGGCGTAAATACCTGGGTGGGCTATCTGCCCTCGGTGGCGGCCGTGCAGCGCTGGATCGCGGCCACCCCGGAGGGCCCCGTGGTGCTGCCCTCGGCGGGCTCCACCGAGCGCCATACCGATGCCGGCCACGGCTATGCGTTTATGGACTCGGTCCCCTCCAGCACCCCGAGCGTCCCCGCCTCCGCGGCCTGGGTCTATCTGCCGCCGGACTACGATAAGCCCGGAAATACCACCCGCTACCCCGTGATCTATGCACTGCACGGCTCCCCCGGCAGCTCCCCCGATTGGTTCAGCGGCGGGCGCATCGACGGTTCCCTGGACATCCTGATCCGCGACGGCCTATTTCCCCCGGCCATCGTGGTGGCCCCTGACCTCAACGCGGGCGCGGGCCGCAGCGGCCAGGAACCGCTTAATCAACCGGGTGGGCCGCAGATGGAGGATTTTGTGGTGAACGATGTGGTGGGATGGGCCGATAAAAACCTGCGCACGCTCCCCGAGAGCGGGCAGCGCGTGATCGCCGGGATGTCCTCGGGGGCGATGGGTGCGCTGAATTATGGGCTGGGTCATCCCGATATTTTTGCCGGGACAATCGCACTGATCGGCTATGCAACCCCCTATTCGGATGCGATTAAAAATAATCCCGAGGCCCTGGCCGCGACCACCCCGGAAAACCTGCTGGATCGCCTGCCCGCGGGCACCGGCCCGCGCATCTTCCTGGGCCAAAACGACGGAAAATCGCTCCCGGAGATGCAAAAACTCGCCGCGAAGTTCCGCGAGCACGGGCTCACCAGCACGCTGCGGGAGTTTAAAGGGCTGCAACATAACTGGACCGCGGCGCGCACGATGATGCCCTATGGCCTGGTCTGGATGGCGCAGGAACTCGGCTGGACCCCGCCGCGCTAG